In Vigna unguiculata cultivar IT97K-499-35 chromosome 3, ASM411807v1, whole genome shotgun sequence, a single genomic region encodes these proteins:
- the LOC114178111 gene encoding dirigent protein 19: MSARIIFCVAISLATLAVIVLAVLSPVTSHNKTHHARSWLDLSFYIQQPQISSTLNTHLVPREDGGALIFPRVLTEGPEKSSRVVGRAQGFVILGDMFQRSLFDVMYLSFDTPHHKGSLSVQAHEDKQRFKVIGGTGSFAFARGVAVFTRTDEAAATYHLKLQLQFPNRSPNSLPT; this comes from the coding sequence ATGTCAGCACGAATCATATTCTGCGTTGCGATTTCCCTAGCAACGTTAGCAGTTATTGTTTTGGCCGTGCTATCACCTGTGACGTCCCACAACAAGACCCATCATGCAAGATCATGGTTGGATCTATCATTCTACATCCAACAGCCTCAGATATCATCAACCTTAAACACTCACCTCGTACCTAGGGAAGATGGTGGGGCTTTGATCTTTCCGCGTGTGCTGACAGAGGGACCAGAGAAGAGTTCACGTGTGGTTGGAAGAGCACAGGGGTTTGTGATTCTCGGCGACATGTTTCAGCGATCGTTATTCGATGTGATGTATCTGAGCTTTGACACCCCACATCATAAGGGGAGCCTCAGCGTGCAGGCTCATGAAGACAAACAACGGTTCAAGGTCATCGGAGGAACCGGTTCTTTTGCTTTTGCTCGTGGTGTTGCGGTTTTTACCAGAACCGATGAAGCTGCTGCCACTTACCATCTCAAACTTCAGCTTCAATTCCCAAACCGTTCCCCCAACTCATTACCAACATGA